One genomic region from Leptospira montravelensis encodes:
- a CDS encoding alpha/beta hydrolase, which translates to MKLISQNQKHSILLIFLIPILNLIVSCTPKIGEQINKRIVDPFDETKILNVHFVTTRREMTVKDNCDSASFGFITDINPHYGICLVNIPSKHIIGDISSDNSQDKNQFFQFKGRINTDDREFLTKIKSSASEEVLVFVHGFNVNFDEAVLRAGQIKYDLKFPGEVVVYSWPAGADAGILSQVMVKSTYDLNYTEAKINREPFAKFLNDVTGLGKKIHLVVHSMGHQVVLPSVAALAKQGKSKFLSELILNAPDFDKNEFELILSDLSKSSDRITLYCSPGDNALIASQKVNGAARAGMCFKYSGVDVINVNEVDDPVLGVGGLGHGYYSSRPILTDIYQVLLGVSVERRLFIRKSGPKNGENFVLRK; encoded by the coding sequence ATGAAACTAATATCCCAAAACCAAAAACATTCAATTTTACTAATATTCCTAATCCCAATCTTAAATTTAATAGTATCTTGTACTCCCAAAATTGGAGAACAAATCAACAAACGAATTGTAGATCCCTTTGATGAAACAAAAATCCTTAATGTACATTTTGTAACTACGCGTCGGGAAATGACTGTTAAAGACAATTGTGACAGTGCGAGTTTTGGATTTATCACTGATATCAATCCACATTACGGAATCTGTTTGGTAAACATCCCTTCCAAACACATTATTGGTGATATCTCGTCGGACAATTCCCAAGACAAAAATCAATTTTTCCAATTTAAAGGCCGTATTAATACCGATGACAGAGAATTTTTAACTAAAATCAAATCTTCAGCTTCCGAGGAAGTTTTAGTTTTTGTACATGGCTTCAATGTCAACTTTGATGAAGCAGTACTTCGTGCTGGACAAATTAAATATGATCTCAAGTTTCCAGGAGAAGTGGTTGTTTATTCTTGGCCGGCTGGTGCAGATGCGGGAATCTTATCGCAGGTAATGGTAAAATCGACTTACGATTTAAATTATACAGAAGCAAAAATCAACAGGGAACCTTTTGCAAAGTTTTTAAATGATGTCACTGGACTTGGAAAAAAAATACATTTAGTAGTCCATAGTATGGGCCACCAAGTTGTTTTACCTTCTGTGGCAGCACTTGCCAAACAAGGAAAAAGTAAATTTCTATCGGAACTGATTCTCAATGCTCCTGACTTTGACAAAAATGAATTTGAACTAATATTAAGTGATTTATCAAAATCTTCAGATAGAATCACACTCTATTGTTCTCCTGGTGACAACGCTCTCATTGCTTCACAAAAAGTAAATGGGGCTGCGCGCGCAGGTATGTGTTTTAAATATTCCGGTGTGGATGTAATCAACGTGAACGAAGTGGATGATCCTGTTTTAGGTGTAGGTGGCCTTGGTCATGGATACTATTCTTCAAGACCTATCCTCACGGACATCTATCAAGTGTTACTTGGTGTATCTGTCGAAAGGAGACTTTTTATCCGAAAATCAGGTCCAAAAAATGGAGAGAATTTTGTTCTCAGGAAATAG
- a CDS encoding helix-turn-helix transcriptional regulator: protein MNLERKGSLFYFGERILIGSTGLVTEPHSHYAVSILVSLGAPFHLHTKSNAVIESQGIIIPPNYYHKLDASQSEMVIIQLDPKSEEYKRIEMDGTPKTIDLEVRNKIQKIADPLFGETLDCLSARSLYNQILSLLGSGSVLRKFDERIEIAIQRIKEKMPNPVSLAELSEISGISTDRFMHLFKDNMGIPLRQYLLWQRLHIAAKLLQVGENLTTASHAAGFSDQAHLSRTFKKMFGVKPSLFLGSQTLHQVCFCED from the coding sequence ATGAATTTAGAAAGAAAAGGAAGTCTTTTTTACTTTGGAGAACGAATCCTCATAGGAAGCACAGGACTCGTCACAGAGCCGCATTCCCATTATGCAGTTTCCATTTTAGTTTCCCTTGGTGCGCCCTTTCATCTACATACAAAATCTAATGCAGTGATAGAATCCCAAGGTATCATCATTCCACCCAATTATTATCACAAATTAGACGCATCCCAATCGGAAATGGTCATCATTCAATTAGATCCGAAATCGGAAGAATACAAACGAATTGAAATGGATGGTACACCAAAAACTATTGATTTAGAAGTTCGAAATAAAATACAAAAAATCGCCGATCCATTGTTTGGTGAAACTTTAGATTGTTTATCAGCAAGATCTCTTTATAACCAGATTCTCTCGCTACTTGGTTCGGGGAGCGTTTTAAGAAAGTTTGATGAACGTATAGAAATTGCCATTCAAAGAATCAAAGAAAAAATGCCAAACCCGGTTTCATTGGCCGAACTCTCAGAAATTTCAGGAATCTCGACAGACCGGTTTATGCACCTTTTTAAGGACAATATGGGGATCCCTCTCAGACAATATTTATTATGGCAAAGACTCCATATTGCCGCAAAACTATTGCAAGTGGGTGAAAACCTCACAACGGCCTCACATGCAGCCGGATTTAGTGACCAAGCCCATCTTTCTCGAACTTTTAAAAAAATGTTTGGAGTAAAACCTTCCCTTTTTTTAGGAAGCCAGACCTTGCATCAGGTTTGTTTTTGTGAAGATTAG
- a CDS encoding response regulator transcription factor: MKPRILLVEDDEGLGETLKERLEQDRYRVKWAKTVSEAEGLFAPNQFDLVVLDLRLPDGNGFQLAEDFLSKEKDLPFLFLTAQAGAQERLRGFELGAAEFIPKPFHLKEFLIRLERVVAQTRPHFGQKWKMNQTEIHLDSFLVKKEDGSSFLLSKRDCALLALLLSDVQKVFSRSEILDYLVGEESFPTERTIDNAIVRLRDALGEESIRNVRGVGYQWVAEVFPLK, encoded by the coding sequence ATGAAACCAAGAATTTTACTTGTGGAAGATGATGAAGGACTCGGGGAAACTTTAAAGGAACGATTGGAACAAGACAGGTACCGAGTCAAGTGGGCAAAAACGGTTTCGGAAGCGGAAGGTTTATTTGCACCCAACCAATTTGATTTGGTGGTTCTTGATTTGCGACTCCCTGATGGAAATGGATTTCAACTGGCGGAAGATTTTTTATCCAAAGAAAAAGACTTACCCTTTCTATTTTTAACCGCACAGGCAGGTGCCCAGGAAAGGCTTCGTGGGTTCGAACTTGGAGCTGCCGAGTTTATCCCAAAACCCTTCCATTTAAAGGAATTCCTCATCCGATTGGAACGAGTGGTGGCCCAAACCCGCCCTCATTTTGGACAAAAATGGAAAATGAACCAAACGGAAATTCACTTGGATTCCTTCCTTGTGAAAAAAGAAGATGGATCATCATTTTTACTTTCAAAACGGGACTGTGCCCTACTTGCCCTCTTACTTTCTGATGTACAAAAGGTGTTTAGTCGTTCTGAAATATTGGATTATCTTGTCGGAGAAGAAAGTTTTCCCACAGAAAGGACCATCGACAATGCCATCGTCAGGCTTAGGGACGCATTGGGCGAAGAATCCATTCGCAATGTGCGAGGTGTAGGTTACCAATGGGTAGCGGAAGTCTTCCCTTTAAAATAA
- a CDS encoding DUF962 domain-containing protein, with product MRFAKEMAFYSAYHQEKRNVLIHVLGVPTITFTLFVVLSRFSLFEYNGFNVSASLVFTLAVLGYYYTLDVLFAFVATLVFGGLYLTSEWITMQLPASTAWTIFGLGQVIGWGAQFYGHFIFEKSRPALFDNLFQALVSAPLFVVADVFFELGFRLELKAAVENELKQRGVWKDFSHKPA from the coding sequence TTGAGATTTGCAAAAGAAATGGCGTTTTATTCCGCCTACCATCAAGAAAAACGTAATGTATTGATCCATGTGTTAGGGGTTCCAACAATCACTTTCACTTTATTTGTTGTCCTCAGCCGTTTTAGCCTTTTTGAATACAATGGCTTTAACGTTTCGGCCTCTCTCGTATTTACATTAGCTGTGCTTGGTTATTATTATACTTTGGATGTATTGTTTGCATTTGTAGCCACTCTTGTATTTGGCGGACTTTATCTGACCTCAGAGTGGATTACTATGCAATTACCTGCATCCACTGCTTGGACTATTTTTGGTTTAGGGCAAGTGATCGGTTGGGGTGCTCAGTTCTATGGACATTTTATTTTTGAAAAAAGTAGGCCAGCTTTATTTGATAATTTGTTCCAAGCTTTAGTTTCCGCACCTTTGTTTGTTGTCGCAGATGTATTTTTCGAACTCGGATTTCGATTAGAATTGAAAGCGGCAGTGGAGAATGAATTGAAACAACGTGGTGTTTGGAAAGATTTTTCACATAAACCCGCTTAA
- a CDS encoding M23 family metallopeptidase, translating into MLLRSPDKSTIGKHVLRWGNVNVIQVSPGKYFYNLQSQSSVLHGTIDLNRKRYRILPLLASSFILAFFLSVLVDKQTYEESLMEKEFLSMSTEVEENDIKDKEAKLADAKYLQETEDKKMAILRSADLDALADNKNKKLKVTQYKVKKNETLSDIARRFKVSAESIAGSSGINPEVSILPGQILNIPNKQGLVYKLKKGDTLAKVADYYKVKIDDIYSENQLEDYDLFKSGQKVFLPGAVIPETGPVWRIPVSSKVITSGWGTRSYPQYKFHMALDLRANYESVYAARKGKVTYSGWMGGYGNAIILTHDDNYQTLYAHNSKLYVKEGDYVSAGKIISRSGCTGYCFGPHLHFEVIKDGKNVNPTKIMKGFSYK; encoded by the coding sequence ATGCTACTTCGGTCTCCTGATAAGTCTACGATCGGCAAGCATGTGTTACGCTGGGGAAACGTAAATGTAATCCAAGTTTCTCCCGGTAAGTATTTTTATAACCTCCAATCACAATCCAGCGTCCTACATGGGACCATTGATCTCAATCGGAAAAGGTATAGAATTCTTCCACTCCTCGCCTCTTCTTTTATCTTAGCTTTCTTTTTATCAGTACTCGTAGACAAACAAACATACGAAGAAAGTTTAATGGAAAAAGAGTTCCTCAGTATGTCCACTGAAGTGGAAGAAAACGACATTAAAGACAAAGAAGCAAAACTTGCCGATGCTAAATACCTGCAAGAAACAGAAGATAAAAAAATGGCCATCCTTCGTTCTGCCGATTTGGATGCTTTAGCAGATAACAAAAATAAAAAACTTAAAGTGACTCAATATAAAGTCAAAAAAAATGAAACTCTTTCTGATATAGCACGACGTTTTAAAGTTTCTGCAGAATCAATCGCAGGCAGTTCTGGAATTAACCCAGAAGTCTCCATTCTTCCTGGACAAATTCTAAATATTCCCAACAAACAAGGTTTAGTTTATAAGTTAAAAAAAGGGGATACCCTTGCAAAAGTCGCTGACTACTATAAAGTAAAGATTGATGATATTTATTCAGAAAACCAACTTGAAGACTATGATTTATTTAAATCGGGACAAAAGGTATTCCTTCCAGGAGCTGTGATTCCAGAAACTGGACCGGTTTGGAGAATCCCTGTTTCTTCAAAGGTGATCACATCCGGTTGGGGAACACGTTCCTATCCACAATACAAATTCCATATGGCACTTGACTTACGAGCCAACTACGAATCTGTATATGCCGCACGAAAAGGAAAAGTCACTTATTCCGGTTGGATGGGCGGTTATGGAAACGCAATTATCCTAACACATGACGATAATTACCAAACTTTATATGCCCACAATTCTAAACTCTACGTGAAAGAAGGTGATTATGTAAGTGCAGGAAAAATCATTTCTCGTTCCGGTTGTACTGGTTATTGTTTTGGTCCCCACCTCCATTTTGAAGTCATCAAAGATGGAAAAAACGTAAATCCTACAAAAATAATGAAAGGTTTTTCTTATAAATGA
- a CDS encoding sensor histidine kinase, with amino-acid sequence MFFSLAWLSLTFSLGVWWWILGFRQAKTIAEISISAARQVELDRVNRMLQLEGSFFLSMLTLGGVTLAVLSYRDHKRSKLISDFFSTVTHEMKTPISSLQLQVEVLLENTKEPELKKKLEKIWKENQRIESQMGNAFYLASLMQGESLYMEPLTISSLCESYSHHEPDLSWNILIPNETKVYIDKKAFFAMLKNLSDNAKRHGKAKTIKLTITKEKKYISFLLEDDGSGFSGNKNNLTLPFLRHSKTSGSGIGLYIVKKLIEKMKGSLEFPNTSSGFQVKLTLKEVT; translated from the coding sequence ATGTTTTTTTCACTAGCATGGCTTTCCCTCACATTCTCTCTGGGAGTGTGGTGGTGGATTTTGGGATTTCGCCAAGCAAAAACCATCGCTGAAATTTCTATCAGTGCCGCTCGACAGGTGGAACTGGATCGAGTGAATCGCATGTTACAATTGGAAGGATCGTTTTTTCTTTCCATGTTGACCTTGGGTGGAGTGACTCTTGCAGTTCTGTCTTATCGAGATCATAAACGTTCAAAACTTATCTCCGATTTTTTTTCTACAGTCACTCATGAGATGAAAACACCAATTTCCAGCTTACAGTTGCAAGTTGAAGTACTTTTAGAAAATACAAAAGAACCAGAACTCAAAAAAAAATTAGAGAAAATTTGGAAAGAAAATCAAAGAATTGAATCTCAGATGGGAAATGCTTTTTATTTAGCAAGTCTTATGCAAGGAGAATCCTTGTACATGGAGCCACTTACTATTTCCTCCTTATGTGAATCGTATTCCCATCATGAACCAGATCTATCTTGGAATATTTTAATCCCCAATGAAACAAAAGTTTATATAGATAAAAAAGCATTTTTTGCTATGCTAAAAAATCTAAGTGACAATGCCAAACGTCACGGCAAAGCAAAAACAATCAAACTCACGATCACAAAAGAAAAAAAGTATATTTCTTTTCTATTGGAGGATGATGGCAGCGGATTTAGCGGTAATAAAAACAATCTCACCTTACCTTTTTTACGTCATTCTAAAACCAGCGGAAGTGGTATTGGTTTGTATATCGTGAAAAAATTAATCGAAAAAATGAAAGGCTCCCTCGAATTTCCGAACACTTCGTCCGGTTTCCAAGTGAAACTTACTTTAAAAGAGGTAACATGA
- a CDS encoding 4-alpha-glucanotransferase, translating to MESFENVKKRRAGVLVSLPSIVSEHSFECGDIYSLYPLCDWAKDVGFSIIQLLPLNDTGFGFSPYSAISAFAIDPLYISLYKLGLNIKSRKREIRFLKNHPIRIRNRKLEIIRSIYTSHLKETMLEATYFLEKHPWCYSYSAFRLLYEEFNGKDWWEWPREFLDPNYAKEHIFTKRREDALFWVYLQKIAYDQLSEVKIHFEDVGVYLKGDMPILTSRNSCDVWEHPEFFIMNLQAGAPPDDFSNTGQTWGFPVLNWEALEKTNYCWWKDRLSYLEHFFHLYRIDHVIGMYRIWAIPSKDTTALHGWFHPQFGIAKEEFLKEGLDPKHFENLGLIHEFIPNHYIFYWDFWKKDGYQNLEEEIKAKLFPLSELHIEEEEKHWKESGEKILEIFDSFSSMIPCAEDLGSVPSFIRDSLFERQLIGIDVVRWTRSFTTGEFIPEELYRENAISVLSTHDTCLAMEWWKKEGDIESKLQFFFDRLGKPRPKSDEETLFGLLEFVFQTSSLFSIQLFQDLALGLPDVLEHPEDHRINVPGTPDHSNWTYRFPVLIEDFASDFQRNFTIRKLLLESDRNT from the coding sequence TTGGAATCTTTTGAAAACGTAAAAAAAAGAAGGGCGGGGGTACTTGTATCTCTGCCCTCTATTGTTTCTGAACATTCTTTTGAATGTGGAGACATTTATAGTTTATACCCACTTTGCGATTGGGCAAAGGACGTGGGTTTTAGTATCATCCAGTTATTACCTTTAAATGATACAGGTTTCGGTTTTTCTCCTTACAGTGCTATTTCTGCTTTTGCCATTGATCCTCTTTATATTTCTTTATACAAACTTGGCTTAAATATAAAATCTCGCAAACGTGAGATACGTTTTTTAAAAAATCATCCCATACGTATTCGAAATCGAAAATTAGAAATCATTCGGTCTATTTATACCAGCCATTTAAAAGAAACAATGTTGGAAGCAACATACTTTTTAGAAAAACATCCTTGGTGTTATTCTTATTCAGCATTTCGTTTGTTATATGAAGAATTCAACGGTAAGGATTGGTGGGAATGGCCTAGAGAATTTTTAGATCCTAACTATGCAAAAGAACATATATTTACCAAACGTAGGGAAGACGCATTGTTTTGGGTCTATCTGCAAAAAATCGCCTACGATCAGTTATCCGAAGTGAAAATTCATTTTGAAGATGTTGGTGTTTACCTAAAAGGTGATATGCCAATCCTTACTTCCCGAAATTCTTGTGATGTTTGGGAACATCCAGAATTTTTTATTATGAATTTGCAAGCCGGTGCCCCACCTGATGATTTTTCCAATACTGGACAAACTTGGGGTTTTCCTGTGCTCAATTGGGAGGCACTGGAAAAAACAAACTATTGTTGGTGGAAGGATCGTTTGTCTTATTTGGAACATTTTTTTCATCTTTATCGAATAGACCATGTAATTGGGATGTATCGGATTTGGGCCATTCCAAGTAAAGACACCACTGCGTTACATGGATGGTTTCATCCTCAATTTGGAATTGCAAAAGAAGAATTTCTGAAAGAAGGCTTAGATCCAAAACATTTTGAAAATTTGGGATTAATTCATGAATTCATTCCAAATCATTATATTTTTTATTGGGACTTCTGGAAAAAAGATGGTTACCAAAATTTAGAAGAAGAAATAAAAGCAAAACTTTTTCCCTTATCTGAACTTCATATTGAGGAAGAAGAAAAACATTGGAAGGAATCAGGGGAAAAAATTTTAGAAATCTTTGACTCCTTTTCTTCTATGATTCCTTGTGCGGAAGATTTGGGTTCTGTTCCATCTTTTATCAGAGATTCTTTGTTTGAACGTCAGTTGATTGGAATTGATGTCGTTCGTTGGACAAGATCGTTTACCACTGGAGAATTTATACCAGAAGAACTGTATAGAGAAAATGCCATTTCCGTTTTATCAACACATGACACATGTTTGGCGATGGAATGGTGGAAAAAAGAAGGAGATATCGAGTCGAAACTCCAATTTTTCTTTGATAGGTTAGGAAAACCTAGGCCAAAATCGGATGAGGAAACCTTGTTTGGACTTCTCGAATTTGTATTCCAAACGAGTAGTTTGTTCTCTATTCAACTGTTTCAGGATTTGGCACTTGGTTTACCAGATGTTTTAGAACACCCGGAAGATCACCGCATCAACGTGCCTGGCACTCCTGACCATTCCAATTGGACGTACCGGTTTCCCGTTCTCATTGAGGACTTTGCCTCCGATTTTCAGCGTAATTTCACAATCCGTAAACTCCTTCTCGAATCTGACAGAAATACATAA
- a CDS encoding class I fructose-bisphosphate aldolase — protein MNFDEISKHLGNDAESLLGFKSPKIAKELIHVPGSDWVDRIFAPTDRSVPVLRSIQTLLGSGRLGGTGYVSILPVDQGIEHSAGASFAKNPIYFDGENIIKLAIEGGCNGVATTLGVLGSVARKYAHKIPFILKINHNELLTYPNKSEQILFATVKQAYDQGCVAIGATIYFGSADSGREIVEISKIFQMAHELGMATILWCYVRNNAFKKDKDYHVSADLTGQANHLGVTIQADIIKQKLPENNGGYNVLNQESSYGKTDKRIYTDLTSDHPIDLTRYQVANCYMGRAGLINSGGASGENDLQDAIKTAVINKRAGGMGLISGRKAFQKPMKEGVALLNAIQDVYLSKEITVA, from the coding sequence TTGAACTTCGACGAAATCTCGAAACATCTTGGAAACGATGCAGAATCCTTACTTGGATTCAAATCGCCAAAAATCGCTAAAGAATTAATCCACGTACCTGGCTCTGACTGGGTTGATAGAATTTTTGCTCCCACAGACAGGTCTGTACCTGTTCTTCGTAGCATCCAAACCCTTCTTGGAAGTGGTCGTCTTGGTGGAACTGGTTATGTTTCCATTCTCCCAGTGGACCAAGGAATTGAACACTCTGCCGGTGCCTCTTTTGCCAAAAACCCGATTTACTTTGATGGCGAAAACATCATCAAATTGGCTATCGAAGGTGGTTGTAATGGTGTGGCTACAACGCTTGGTGTTCTTGGATCGGTTGCAAGAAAGTATGCTCACAAAATTCCTTTCATTTTGAAAATCAATCACAATGAACTTTTGACTTACCCGAACAAAAGTGAACAAATCCTATTTGCAACAGTAAAACAAGCTTATGACCAAGGTTGTGTTGCGATCGGTGCTACCATTTATTTTGGTTCCGCTGATTCAGGTCGTGAAATCGTTGAAATTTCAAAAATCTTTCAAATGGCTCACGAACTAGGAATGGCAACCATCCTTTGGTGTTATGTAAGAAACAATGCTTTCAAAAAAGACAAAGATTACCATGTTTCTGCAGACTTAACAGGTCAAGCTAACCACTTGGGTGTGACCATTCAAGCGGACATCATCAAACAAAAGTTACCTGAAAACAATGGTGGATACAATGTGTTAAACCAAGAATCTTCTTATGGTAAAACAGACAAACGTATCTACACTGATCTTACTTCTGACCACCCAATTGACCTCACTCGTTACCAAGTAGCAAATTGTTATATGGGAAGAGCGGGACTCATCAACTCAGGTGGAGCATCTGGTGAAAACGATTTACAAGATGCAATCAAAACTGCTGTGATCAACAAACGTGCTGGTGGAATGGGACTGATCTCAGGAAGAAAAGCATTCCAAAAACCAATGAAGGAAGGGGTTGCATTACTGAACGCCATCCAAGACGTATATCTATCGAAAGAAATCACAGTCGCTTAA
- a CDS encoding bactofilin family protein: MAIGKDSINSVIGPGSIFEGKFYIAGSLRIDGKFEGDIKTEDALVIGETGKVKTNISAKEVIVSGTLIGNIKAENEVKLEGTGRMLGDITAPYLELQKGVVAKGNITITGGQKKDVRKIVEESFGGIKSLDTKD, from the coding sequence ATGGCAATAGGTAAGGATTCCATCAATAGCGTTATCGGACCAGGGTCGATATTTGAAGGTAAGTTTTATATCGCAGGTTCACTCAGAATCGATGGAAAATTCGAAGGTGATATCAAAACTGAAGATGCACTTGTTATCGGAGAAACCGGTAAAGTAAAAACTAACATTAGCGCAAAAGAAGTCATTGTATCAGGTACCCTCATCGGAAATATCAAAGCCGAAAACGAAGTAAAACTAGAAGGTACTGGACGTATGTTAGGTGATATCACTGCTCCATACTTAGAACTTCAAAAAGGTGTAGTTGCAAAAGGAAATATCACAATCACAGGCGGTCAGAAAAAAGACGTGCGTAAGATTGTTGAAGAATCCTTCGGCGGTATTAAATCTTTAGATACCAAGGATTAA
- a CDS encoding GAF domain-containing SpoIIE family protein phosphatase — protein MSSRKPDYGRYQHLESFIHLSKDAIWCYELDIPMPISLSQEEQMEYIWNHSVIRECNLAMAKFYGYQAAHEILGKYLKDLVTLKSAFLLRRFIESSYQLENYEYFLELSDGHKRVFLMNSNGQVEEGFLLRIWGQQIEISSIRESEFKLSGLLQFSQIVTEVSKTFVHTKAELVSDAIQFALEELGKYSRADRVFAAEISSDKQFLSVSHEWVLEGMPSLFRVGTKLPIAKMNPDRLGILAGDGVIHIADTTQMVDEPWHLDLFKRAEIRSILVVGLRDEGSVIGILGITTYDRVGFWSEETKRLLGLIAGFVSQGLVRAKNEIKLMKKEKILQRFYSDVKEDLALAKLTQEAWVAKDFGEIPNVKIQSRFLPYDEIGGDLILYEKPNEDCIDIFFGDISGHGISSALVSGIAAVSFKKHSKLESTPSAILSAMHLDLKTIIFKHHISACVLRLFPAERRVEFSFAGHPPVVFWKEKERVMKLVKDEMYPILLLDFWEGKTISKTFEPGDRLLLYSDGIYELEEEDGGYIGLDVFLQELSEMISVSENTDSLIQKMIANCLVEKDRIIHDDIAVLFIEF, from the coding sequence ATGAGTTCTCGAAAGCCCGATTATGGTCGCTACCAACATTTAGAGAGCTTCATCCATCTATCTAAAGACGCCATTTGGTGTTATGAATTGGACATTCCCATGCCCATTTCCCTTTCCCAGGAAGAACAGATGGAATACATTTGGAACCATAGCGTGATTCGGGAATGTAATTTGGCTATGGCGAAGTTTTATGGTTACCAGGCGGCCCATGAGATTCTGGGAAAGTATTTAAAAGACCTAGTCACTCTAAAGAGTGCATTTTTACTTCGCCGATTTATTGAAAGTTCTTACCAGTTAGAAAATTACGAATACTTTCTAGAATTGTCTGACGGTCATAAACGTGTTTTTCTGATGAATTCCAACGGGCAAGTGGAAGAAGGATTCCTTCTACGCATTTGGGGACAACAAATTGAAATTTCCTCTATCAGGGAATCTGAATTTAAACTTTCTGGTTTATTACAGTTTTCTCAAATTGTGACGGAAGTTTCCAAAACCTTTGTTCATACGAAAGCTGAATTGGTCTCTGATGCGATTCAATTTGCTTTGGAGGAACTTGGAAAGTATTCTAGAGCAGACCGGGTCTTTGCTGCCGAAATATCCTCTGATAAACAATTTTTATCTGTCTCCCACGAATGGGTGTTAGAGGGTATGCCTTCTTTGTTCCGTGTTGGTACGAAACTCCCTATTGCAAAAATGAATCCAGATCGCTTGGGAATTCTTGCTGGTGACGGTGTGATTCATATTGCAGACACGACTCAAATGGTTGATGAACCTTGGCATTTGGATCTTTTTAAAAGAGCAGAAATTCGATCTATCTTAGTGGTTGGTTTGCGAGATGAAGGAAGTGTGATTGGAATTTTAGGAATCACTACTTATGATAGGGTAGGTTTTTGGTCAGAGGAAACTAAGCGGTTGTTAGGATTGATTGCAGGGTTTGTCTCACAAGGTTTGGTTCGTGCTAAAAACGAAATTAAACTAATGAAAAAAGAAAAAATACTACAAAGATTTTATTCGGATGTTAAAGAGGATTTGGCTTTGGCAAAACTGACGCAAGAGGCTTGGGTTGCAAAAGATTTTGGTGAAATTCCAAATGTAAAAATCCAATCCAGGTTTTTGCCTTATGATGAAATCGGAGGAGACCTTATCCTTTATGAAAAACCCAATGAGGATTGTATTGATATTTTTTTTGGTGATATTTCTGGTCATGGAATTTCTTCCGCACTTGTATCCGGAATTGCTGCAGTTTCATTTAAAAAACATTCTAAGTTAGAATCAACACCTTCCGCGATTCTTTCAGCGATGCATTTGGATTTAAAAACTATCATTTTTAAACATCATATTTCGGCCTGTGTGCTTAGGTTGTTTCCAGCGGAAAGAAGGGTGGAATTTAGTTTTGCCGGCCATCCTCCTGTTGTATTTTGGAAAGAAAAGGAACGAGTGATGAAACTTGTGAAGGATGAAATGTATCCTATTTTACTCCTTGATTTCTGGGAAGGAAAAACGATTTCCAAAACCTTTGAACCTGGGGATCGATTACTTTTATATTCGGATGGAATTTACGAATTAGAAGAAGAGGACGGTGGATACATTGGGCTCGACGTTTTTTTACAAGAACTATCAGAAATGATTTCTGTTTCGGAAAACACAGACAGTTTAATACAAAAAATGATCGCCAATTGCCTTGTTGAAAAGGACCGAATCATCCATGACGATATTGCTGTGTTGTTTATCGAGTTTTAG